The DNA sequence AGCTGCCCCCAGATTGGAGCGGAACCCGGGTGGAAGCCACCATTGCCGGGGGGACATTATCCATTTTTTATGAGTATACCGGCAGCCCGGGGCTGATCTGTGACGGAAAACCCTGTGAACGGATTTCGCTGGATGGCGGCGATCATGTAATACAGGCCAGCTTTTAGAAAAAATCTAGCCGTTTTATGGAAAAATCAGGGTTTTTATGGTATACTTCAAGGTGATATTTTGCCTTATTATATCCTCTGCCCAAAGGGCTGAATAGGCCATACTATATAAGGAGATGAAGCTATGAGTTATGCCTTATCCCGGAAAGCCATCGGCACCGGCATTCATTTCAGTCATGTGATAGACCCGAAATTCAAGTTTAACCGCATATCTGTCAATTTTATTGTGCCCCTTCAAAAGGAGCGGGCCAGTGATTTTGCTGTAGTGCCCTTTATCCTGCGCAAGGGCTTTCGGGAATGCCCGGATTTTACCGCTCTCAATGCCAAGCTCTGTGAGCTTTACGGGGCCAGTTTGGAAGCGGATGTAACCAAATTCGGCGATTTGCAGCTGTTGGAGGTTTCTATCCAGAGCATTGACAACCGGTTTTCCTTGGAAAACGAGGATATTGCCGGCCAGTGCGCCGAGCTGCTGGCTTCGGTTGTGCTGGACCCCAAGCTGAGTGAAGAGGCTTTTGATCCCACCGACACCCAGCTCGAAAAGGAATATGTCATTGATTCCATCGATGCTCTTATTAATGATAAGCGCAGCTATGCGCTGGCCCAGTGTGTACAGGCTATGTGCAAAGGCCAGCCCAATGCTATTCGCCGCTATGGCGATCGGGATCAGGCGGAAAAGATTACCCCACAGTCGGCGGCTGCGGCTTACCGGGATTTGCTGCTGGAAAGTCCGGTGGAAATCCTCTTTCTCGGCTCCGGCAGCCCGACTGCCACAGAAGAGATTTTCACCCGCCGCTTTGCGGAAATCCAGCGCAAGCCCCTTTCTCACACGCCGTCACCCATTCCACCCAAAGCAGGAGAGGTTCGCCATGTAGAGGAAACCATGGAGCTTTCCCAATCCAAGCTGGTTATGGGCTTTCGTACCGGCGGGCTGAGCACACCGGAAAGCCTGACCGCCGCCCGGGTTTTCGCCGCCTTGTTTGGCGGAACCCCTTTTTCCAAGCTATTCCTCAATGTGCGGGAAAAGCTGAGCCTTTGCTATTACTGTGCCGCCCGGTTTGATATTGCCACCCAAATTCTTATGGTGGACAGCGGCGTGGAAAAGCAAAATGTAGAAAAGGCAAAGGCCGAGATTTTGGTTCAGCTGGCCGCTATGCAAAATGGCGAAATCACCGATCAGGAGCTGGCCAACACCAAGCTGCTGCTGAAAAACGGCATTACCACCACCACTGATTCCCTTTCCTCCATTGAAGGGTGGTATCTTTCACAAATTCTGCGTGGGCAAAGCGATACACCGGCGGAGGATGCCGCCCAGATTGACGCGGTTACCATCGGGCAGGTCGTGGAAATTGCCAAGGGTGTTACACTGGATACCATCTATTTCTTGACTGGGGAGGAAAGCAAATGAGCAGCAGACAAATCATAACCTCCGAGCGTTTGGGTGAAAGCTTCACCAAAATAGAGCATTCATCCGGGCTGACCTTGATGCTTTGCCCTATGAAGGGTTTTTCCACCGCCTATGCTCTTTTTGCCACCAAATACGGTTCGGTGGATACCTGCTTTAAAACCGATAAGGATGCGGATTTTGCGCAGGTCCCCGAAGGCATTGCCCATTTTCTGGAGCATAAGCTTTTTGAGAGCGAGGATGGAGACGCTTTTTCCCGTTATGCACAAACCGGAGCCAGTGCCAATGCCTACACTTCCTTTGACCGCACAGCCTATCTGTTTTCCTGCACCGAAAACTTCAAGGAATCCATCGAAATCCTGCTGGATTTTGTAACTCATCCTTATTTCACTCCCGCCACCGTTCAAAAGGAACAGGGCATTATTGGGCAGGAAATCAAAATGTACGATGACAGCGCCGACTGGCGGGTATTCTTTAACCTGCTGGGTGCTCTTTACCACAACCATCCTGTGCGCATCGACATTGCGGGAACCGTGGAATCCATCTCTCATATTGATGCTGATCTCTTGTATCGATGCTACCATACCTTTTATAATCTTAATAATATGGTTCTCTCTATAGCCGGTAACTTTGACGTGGGTACCGTGCTGGAGGCGGCTGACCGAATTCTTAAAAAGGCAGAACCCATTCGTATTGAGCGAAAATCGCCGCCTGAGCCTGCCGGTGTGGTCAAATCCTTTGTAGAACAGCGGCTGCCGGTAGCAGTGCCTATTTTCCAGATGGGCTTCAAGTATGAGAGCCTTTCTGCTTCCGAAAATATGCGGCAGCAAGTTTTGGGCGAAATGGCGTTGGATGTTGTGGCCGGGGAAAATACCCCTCTTTACCGCCGGCTCTATGATGCCGGGCTGATCAACGCAACCTTTTCTGCCGAAACTATGGTGGGTGCCGACTATATTCTGGGCATGTTCTCCGGTGAATCCAAGGATCCCCAGCGTGTTTACGATGAAATCTGCGCCGAAATCCGCCGCATTCAGCAAGAAGGAATTGATGACAGCCTTTTTGAGCAGTGCAAAAAATCCACCTATGGGCGCTATGTAGGCCTTTTGGGGCGGGTTGAATCGGTGGCCACATGGATGATGATGTCCCATTTTTCGGGAGTTGAAATGTATGAGCTGACCGAAATTGTGGCAAACGTTACGCGTGAAAAGCTGGAGGATTACCTCCGCCAGAGAATCAACACCCAGCATTCTGCTCTTTCGGTGGTTCGTTCTCCCGAAGCCTCCTGATGGTCGTTTCTATTTCTTTTGAAGAAGGCATCAGCCCTTTTCCTCTTTAGAAGAGGGCTGGTTTTCTTTGGGACATGCCGGCAACTATACATTAGCAATGGCCACCGTGCTTCGGCTGGCAGAAAGGAACTTTATGACTGATACACTTTATTTTCCAAAGCTGGGTCTGGAGTTTGAGCTGAATCGGGTTGCTTTTTCCGTGGGCTCCGTTGCCATTTACTGGTATGGCATTATTCTAACCACAGCCTTTTTGTTGGGCGCACTGTATGCACTGCGCCGGGCCCGCAGCTTTGGTCTTGACCCCGATCGGGTGATTGACCTGATCATGGGCGGCACCATTCTGGGCATTGTAGGCGCCCGGGTTTATTATGTTGCCTTTAAATGGGAGGAATTTCAGGATAACCTGATTAATATTTTCAATACCCGTTTGGGCGGCCTTGCCATTTATGGCGGGATTATTGGGGCTTTTTTGGCCTGCCTGTTTTTGGGGAAATGGCGCAAAGTCAAGCTTTTACCTGCTCTGGATTTGGCGGCCGGTGGGCTTCTGCTTGGGCAGGCTGTTGGACGGTGGGGCAATTTTGTGAATATGGAAGCGTTCGGCTCCAATACCAATGCGCCTTGGGGTATGACCAGCCAGACCATCGCCTCCTTTCTCCAGCTACATAAGGCACAGCTGCAGAGTTTGGGAGTGGCGGTGGATCCTGCTGTACCTGTGCACCCGACCTTTCTCTATGAATCCCTTTGGTGTCTGGCAGGTTTTGCTCTAATTGTATGTTATACAAACCGCCGTCGGTTTGATGGAGAGCTGAGCCTCCTTTATTTGGCTTGGTATGGAGCGGGCCGCATGCTGATTGAAGGCCTTCGCACCGATAGTCTTTTGATGGGCTATATTCGGATATCGCAGCTTTTAGCGGCACTTTGCGTGGTTGCCTCTTTGATTTTGTTGGTGGCGCTGCGTTCCCGTATCAAGCGTGAGGCGGATTCGCAATATATGATGCTCCATGTTTCCACCCCTCTTGGCCAGCATATTCTTCATGGGCTTTCCACCGAGCAGGCAGAAAAGCTGCTTAACGAAGAGAATGAGGCGGAAACCTCCGATGCAGAAGCATCTTCTGATGAAGAAGAGAACGAAGAAGAAAATGTAGAGGAAAACGAAGCTGGTGACGCTTCTCCTTCTGAAGAGGAAGTGCCGCATGAAGATGAAGATCCCTCCGACGAGAAGGAGGAAATCTAATGGGGCAGATTATTGATGGCAAACAGGTTTCCGCTCGGTTGCGTGAAACTCTCAAGCAGCAGGCTGATAAACTGAAAGCAAGTGGGGTTACCCCCGGCCTTGCTGTGGTTCTGGTTGGTGATGACCCTGCTTCCCGGGTTTATGTCAGCAACAAAGCAAAGGCTTGCGATCAGCTGGGCTTTTATTCGGAACAGCATACACTGCCTCGAAGCACCACCCAGCAGGAGCTGATGGCTTTGGTGGAGCAGCTGAACGCTGATCCTGCCATTCATGGGATTTTGGTCCAGCTCCCCTTGCCCGCCCATTTGGATGAGCAGGCTGTGATTGAAGCCATCAGCCCCCGCAAAGATGTGGATGCTTTTCATCCTTATAATGTAGGGGCCATTATGGTAGGGAACTATCGCTTTCTCCCCTGCACACCGGCCGGGGTTATGGAGCTGATCGATTCCACCGGGGTTGAAATCGCCGGTAAGGAATGCGTTATCATCGGCCGCAGCAACATTGTGGGCAAGCCCATGTCTATGCTGCTTCTACATCGTCACGGCACTGTAACGGTTTGCCATTCCCGCACCCAGAACCTTGCAGAGGTTTGCCGCAGAGCGGATATTCTGGTGGCGGCGGTGGGCAAAGCTAATTTTGTGACAGCGGATATGGTCAAGCCCGGTGCTGTGGTTATTGATGTAGGCATCAATCGAGGCAGCGATGGCAAGCTCTGTGGCGATGTGGATTTCGCATCCGTTGAGCCTGTTGCCGGTTATATTACCCCCGTTCCCGGTGGTGTGGGGCCTATGACCATCACGATGCTGATGAAAAACACCCTGACTGCCGCAGAGCTTTGAAAAGGTAAGCCGACTTTGATAAAAACGGATACCTCTAATTATCCGACACAGATTGACTTTTGAAAGATTTTGCCATATACTATTCCTTATGAGTGCCAGCAAGTTTGTACAAAAGCTGGCCATGAGTTTGGCTTGGAGGATTGCAAATGAGACAAAAAGGCACACTGACATTCTTTGTGGTGGCGCTGCTGATTATCGTGTTTACCACGATGAGCTTCACAGGTATTCGCACCACCTATGGCGATGTCACGACAACCCGAATCAAAGGGACTTCCGATATCCGCTGGGGTATCGATATCCGGGGTGGCGTGGATGTCACCTTTACCCCACCGGCAGATTACGATGCTACCGATGTTGAAATGGGACAGGCTGAATCCATTCTTAAAGATCGATTGGTAACCAAAGGCATCACCGATTATGAGATTTATACCGATACCTCCAAGGATCGGGTTATTGTCCGTTTTCCCTGGAAGGAAAACGAGGTGGATTTCGACCCTGAGGCTGCGATCCGTGAGCTGGGCGAAACCTCTGTTTTGGCCTTTCACGAGGGCAGCGAAGTGGGTGAAGACGGCAAGCCCGCCGGAACTCTTATTTTAGAAGGCCGTGATGTTG is a window from the Oscillospiraceae bacterium MB08-C2-2 genome containing:
- a CDS encoding pitrilysin family protein; translated protein: MSYALSRKAIGTGIHFSHVIDPKFKFNRISVNFIVPLQKERASDFAVVPFILRKGFRECPDFTALNAKLCELYGASLEADVTKFGDLQLLEVSIQSIDNRFSLENEDIAGQCAELLASVVLDPKLSEEAFDPTDTQLEKEYVIDSIDALINDKRSYALAQCVQAMCKGQPNAIRRYGDRDQAEKITPQSAAAAYRDLLLESPVEILFLGSGSPTATEEIFTRRFAEIQRKPLSHTPSPIPPKAGEVRHVEETMELSQSKLVMGFRTGGLSTPESLTAARVFAALFGGTPFSKLFLNVREKLSLCYYCAARFDIATQILMVDSGVEKQNVEKAKAEILVQLAAMQNGEITDQELANTKLLLKNGITTTTDSLSSIEGWYLSQILRGQSDTPAEDAAQIDAVTIGQVVEIAKGVTLDTIYFLTGEESK
- a CDS encoding pitrilysin family protein, giving the protein MSSRQIITSERLGESFTKIEHSSGLTLMLCPMKGFSTAYALFATKYGSVDTCFKTDKDADFAQVPEGIAHFLEHKLFESEDGDAFSRYAQTGASANAYTSFDRTAYLFSCTENFKESIEILLDFVTHPYFTPATVQKEQGIIGQEIKMYDDSADWRVFFNLLGALYHNHPVRIDIAGTVESISHIDADLLYRCYHTFYNLNNMVLSIAGNFDVGTVLEAADRILKKAEPIRIERKSPPEPAGVVKSFVEQRLPVAVPIFQMGFKYESLSASENMRQQVLGEMALDVVAGENTPLYRRLYDAGLINATFSAETMVGADYILGMFSGESKDPQRVYDEICAEIRRIQQEGIDDSLFEQCKKSTYGRYVGLLGRVESVATWMMMSHFSGVEMYELTEIVANVTREKLEDYLRQRINTQHSALSVVRSPEAS
- the lgt gene encoding prolipoprotein diacylglyceryl transferase is translated as MTDTLYFPKLGLEFELNRVAFSVGSVAIYWYGIILTTAFLLGALYALRRARSFGLDPDRVIDLIMGGTILGIVGARVYYVAFKWEEFQDNLINIFNTRLGGLAIYGGIIGAFLACLFLGKWRKVKLLPALDLAAGGLLLGQAVGRWGNFVNMEAFGSNTNAPWGMTSQTIASFLQLHKAQLQSLGVAVDPAVPVHPTFLYESLWCLAGFALIVCYTNRRRFDGELSLLYLAWYGAGRMLIEGLRTDSLLMGYIRISQLLAALCVVASLILLVALRSRIKREADSQYMMLHVSTPLGQHILHGLSTEQAEKLLNEENEAETSDAEASSDEEENEEENVEENEAGDASPSEEEVPHEDEDPSDEKEEI
- the folD gene encoding bifunctional methylenetetrahydrofolate dehydrogenase/methenyltetrahydrofolate cyclohydrolase FolD, producing the protein MGQIIDGKQVSARLRETLKQQADKLKASGVTPGLAVVLVGDDPASRVYVSNKAKACDQLGFYSEQHTLPRSTTQQELMALVEQLNADPAIHGILVQLPLPAHLDEQAVIEAISPRKDVDAFHPYNVGAIMVGNYRFLPCTPAGVMELIDSTGVEIAGKECVIIGRSNIVGKPMSMLLLHRHGTVTVCHSRTQNLAEVCRRADILVAAVGKANFVTADMVKPGAVVIDVGINRGSDGKLCGDVDFASVEPVAGYITPVPGGVGPMTITMLMKNTLTAAEL